In Castanea sativa cultivar Marrone di Chiusa Pesio chromosome 6, ASM4071231v1, a single window of DNA contains:
- the LOC142640244 gene encoding uncharacterized protein LOC142640244: MFWKGEIDLHVQTYSQNDIDAIVYSPIHPPWRISSFYGQPEESRRHETWRLLRHLHSRYSMPWICIGDYNEILSSEEKQGRLPKSHALMQAFQTALFHCNLIDLGYVGNIFTWNNGWHDNAYVQQRLDRACATAEWKELFPHCRVTHLQVSYFDHNPIFLTTHAPNNSVCKKQIPHKFEGKWAAHPECEWVI; encoded by the coding sequence ATGTTTTGGAAGGGCGAGATCGACTTGCATGTTCAAACCTATTCCCAGAATGATATTGACGCAATTGTTTATAGCCCCATTCATCCCCCTTGGAGAATAAGTAGCTTCTATGGCCAACCTGAAGAATCTCGCCGCCATGAAACTTGGAGATTATTGCGGCATCTTCACTCTCGGTACTCAATGCCATGGATATGTATTGGGGACTATAATGAGATTTTATCATCGGAAGAGAAACAAGGAAGATTACCCAAATCACATGCCCTTATGCAAGCTTTCCAAACAGCTCTGTTTCATTGCAACTTGATTGACCTTGGGTATGTTGGAAATATATTCACCTGGAATAATGGATGGCATGACAATGCATATGTCCAACAAAGACTAGACCGTGCTTGTGCAACAGCTGAATGGAAGGAACTGTTCCCTCACTGTCGTGTCACTCACCTTCAGGTTTCATACTTTGATCACAACCCAATTTTCCTCACTACTCATGCTCCCAATAATTCTGTTTGCAAGAAACAAATTCCCCATAAGTTTGAGGGAAAATGGGCTGCCCACCCCGAATGTGAATGGGTTATTTAA
- the LOC142638281 gene encoding U-box domain-containing protein 33-like isoform X5 produces MNETLEEYLSICRGKGVQALSECIEMDCIQKGIVELISQHGIKELVMGGAANKHYKENMMGLKSKKAKYVHKRAPLFCHIRFICSGHLICIREASAHTETGQANHLISRSVTLGHDVDSTQSGASKYSRSKTIALGQNRDFNEAGPSNYVTLGHERDNGGKSIMDTTSKESIEERSSPKSTLDVAVERTGSSDEWDGSSISRGSSYSISTFSPNNVAGVTLTSWNENGLDLSSFSPASAESKSPFASSSLQPSRTLALSASTKSAGSSDGARSIVQGSLDNTLYKKLQKAMAEAEKETHNRQQAERDLLEVLFMAEEERKQRNELEEKLAKQKEELGKVKNQSDRVMELLRISQKENALLKTRIEELQKDRDELMTERDNALKEAEELRREQAEATRHIPQFFSEFLLTEIEEATQNFDESLKIGQGGYGSIYKGLLRQTKVAIKRLQSQGSQGPSEFQMEVRVLSQLRHPNLVELIGSCPEDFALIYEYLPNGSLEDRLSCRDNSPPLSWQTRIRIATELCSVLVYLHSNRPHSIVHGDLKPSNILLDLNFVSKLSDFGICRMLFQDRSSSNNTTVCHITDPKGTFAYIDPEFLQTGELTTKSDVFSFGVILLQLLTSRPAFLIANEVKRALEAGNFKALLDPSAGNWPIELAQELAGLALWCCDRNRKSRPDLSSDIWKVLQPMRDSCGASILIPTGS; encoded by the exons AAATATGATGGGCCTCAAGTCTAAGAAAGCAAAGTATGTGCACAAACGTGCACCTCTTTTTTGTCACATACGATTTATCTGCAGTGGTCACCTTATTTGTATCAG GGAAGCAAGTGCACACACTGAAACTGGACAAGCAAACCACTTGATATCACGGTCTGTTACTTTGGGGCACGACGTCGATAGCACTCAATCTGGAGCATCAAAGTACTCGAGGTCAAAAACTATAGCTTTGGGACAGAATAGGGATTTCAACGAAGCTGGACCATCAAATTATGTTACACTGGGTCATGAAAGAGACAACGGTGGAAAGAGCATCATGGATACTACTTCCAAAGAAAGTATTGAAGAGCGCTCATCTCCAAAGAGCACGTTGGATGTAGCAGTAGAAAGGACTGGGAGTTCTGATGAATGGGATGGGTCATCCATTAGTCGTGGTTCTTCTTACTCAATATCAACATTCTCTCCCAATAATGTGGCCGGTGTAACACTGACTTCTTGGAATGAGAATGGGTTAGACTTAAGCTCATTTTCTCCAGCTTCAGCTGAATCAAAAAGCCCTTTTGCATCTTCATCATTGCAACCAAGTCGGACATTGGCTTTGAGTGCAAGTACTAAATCAGCAGGCTCATCTGACGGAGCTCGCAGTATTGTG CAGGGAAGTTTAGATAATACTCTCTATAAGAAACTTCAAAAAGCCATGGCAGAGGCTGAAAAGGAGACACACAACCGTCAGCAAGCAGAAAGAGATTTGCTTGAGGTCTTATTCATG GCCGAAGAAGAGAGGAAACAAAGAAATGAACTTGAGGAAAAGCTGGCAAAACAGAAAGAAGAACTTGGAAAGGTAAAGAATCAGAGTGACCGAGTCATGGAATTACTTCGGATTTCCCAAAAAGAGAATGCTTTATTGAAGACCAGAATTGAAGAGTTACAAAAAGATAGGGATGAGTTGATGACGGAGCGTGACAATGCACTgaaagaagctgaagagctgAGAAGAGAACAAGCAGAGGCTACTAGACACATCCCTCAGTTTTTCTCTGAGTTCTTGCTCACTGAGATTGAAGAAGCTACTCAAAACTTTGATGAATCCCTCAAAATTGGACAAGGAGGATATGGAAGCATTTATAAAGGTCTCCTACGTCAAACTAAGGTTGCTATAAAGAGGCTACAATCTCAAGGCTCCCAAGGCCCCTCAGAATTCCAAATGGAG GTTCGTGTATTGAGTCAGCTGAGGCATCCTAACCTTGTCGAACTCATTGGATCTTGCCCAGAAGATTTTGCGCTCATCTACGAGTATCTCCCCAATGGAAGCCTTGAAGATCGACTGAGTTGCAGGGACAATAGTCCtccattatcatggcaaactcGAATACGCATTGCTACAGAGTTGTGTTCCGTCCTAGTTTACCTTCATTCCAATAGACCTCACAGCATAGTTCATGGGGATTTGAAACCCTCCAACATCCTCCTCGATCTCAACTTTGTTAGTAAACTTAGTGACTTTGGAATTTGCCGTATGTTATTCCAAGATAGAAGCTCAAGCAACAACACAACAGTGTGTCATATAACTGACCCAAAGGGCACTTTTGCTTACATAGATCCCGAGTTCCTTCAAACAGGAGAGCTTACTACAAAGTCAGATGTTTTCTCATTTGGAGTCATATTACTACAATTGTTGACTAGCAGACCAGCCTTCTTGATAGCAAATGAAGTGAAACGTGCTTTAGAGGCTGGAAATTTCAAAGCTCTCTTGGATCCTTCGGCTGGAAACTGGCCAATTGAACTTGCTCAAGAGCTGGCTGGGTTGGCCTTATGGTGTTGTGACAGGAACCGAAAAAGCCGGCCAGACCTTAGTTCAGATATCTGGAAGGTGCTTCAACCAATGAGGGATTCTTGTGGAGCCTCAATCCTCATCCCGACGGGGTCCTGA
- the LOC142638281 gene encoding U-box domain-containing protein 33-like isoform X6 encodes MDCIQKGIVELISQHGIKELVMGGAANKHYKENMMGLKSKKAKYVHKRAPLFCHIRFICSGHLICIREASAHTETGQANHLISRSVTLGHDVDSTQSGASKYSRSKTIALGQNRDFNEAGPSNYVTLGHERDNGGKSIMDTTSKESIEERSSPKSTLDVAVERTGSSDEWDGSSISRGSSYSISTFSPNNVAGVTLTSWNENGLDLSSFSPASAESKSPFASSSLQPSRTLALSASTKSAGSSDGARSIVQGSLDNTLYKKLQKAMAEAEKETHNRQQAERDLLEVLFMAEEERKQRNELEEKLAKQKEELGKVKNQSDRVMELLRISQKENALLKTRIEELQKDRDELMTERDNALKEAEELRREQAEATRHIPQFFSEFLLTEIEEATQNFDESLKIGQGGYGSIYKGLLRQTKVAIKRLQSQGSQGPSEFQMEVRVLSQLRHPNLVELIGSCPEDFALIYEYLPNGSLEDRLSCRDNSPPLSWQTRIRIATELCSVLVYLHSNRPHSIVHGDLKPSNILLDLNFVSKLSDFGICRMLFQDRSSSNNTTVCHITDPKGTFAYIDPEFLQTGELTTKSDVFSFGVILLQLLTSRPAFLIANEVKRALEAGNFKALLDPSAGNWPIELAQELAGLALWCCDRNRKSRPDLSSDIWKVLQPMRDSCGASILIPTGS; translated from the exons AAATATGATGGGCCTCAAGTCTAAGAAAGCAAAGTATGTGCACAAACGTGCACCTCTTTTTTGTCACATACGATTTATCTGCAGTGGTCACCTTATTTGTATCAG GGAAGCAAGTGCACACACTGAAACTGGACAAGCAAACCACTTGATATCACGGTCTGTTACTTTGGGGCACGACGTCGATAGCACTCAATCTGGAGCATCAAAGTACTCGAGGTCAAAAACTATAGCTTTGGGACAGAATAGGGATTTCAACGAAGCTGGACCATCAAATTATGTTACACTGGGTCATGAAAGAGACAACGGTGGAAAGAGCATCATGGATACTACTTCCAAAGAAAGTATTGAAGAGCGCTCATCTCCAAAGAGCACGTTGGATGTAGCAGTAGAAAGGACTGGGAGTTCTGATGAATGGGATGGGTCATCCATTAGTCGTGGTTCTTCTTACTCAATATCAACATTCTCTCCCAATAATGTGGCCGGTGTAACACTGACTTCTTGGAATGAGAATGGGTTAGACTTAAGCTCATTTTCTCCAGCTTCAGCTGAATCAAAAAGCCCTTTTGCATCTTCATCATTGCAACCAAGTCGGACATTGGCTTTGAGTGCAAGTACTAAATCAGCAGGCTCATCTGACGGAGCTCGCAGTATTGTG CAGGGAAGTTTAGATAATACTCTCTATAAGAAACTTCAAAAAGCCATGGCAGAGGCTGAAAAGGAGACACACAACCGTCAGCAAGCAGAAAGAGATTTGCTTGAGGTCTTATTCATG GCCGAAGAAGAGAGGAAACAAAGAAATGAACTTGAGGAAAAGCTGGCAAAACAGAAAGAAGAACTTGGAAAGGTAAAGAATCAGAGTGACCGAGTCATGGAATTACTTCGGATTTCCCAAAAAGAGAATGCTTTATTGAAGACCAGAATTGAAGAGTTACAAAAAGATAGGGATGAGTTGATGACGGAGCGTGACAATGCACTgaaagaagctgaagagctgAGAAGAGAACAAGCAGAGGCTACTAGACACATCCCTCAGTTTTTCTCTGAGTTCTTGCTCACTGAGATTGAAGAAGCTACTCAAAACTTTGATGAATCCCTCAAAATTGGACAAGGAGGATATGGAAGCATTTATAAAGGTCTCCTACGTCAAACTAAGGTTGCTATAAAGAGGCTACAATCTCAAGGCTCCCAAGGCCCCTCAGAATTCCAAATGGAG GTTCGTGTATTGAGTCAGCTGAGGCATCCTAACCTTGTCGAACTCATTGGATCTTGCCCAGAAGATTTTGCGCTCATCTACGAGTATCTCCCCAATGGAAGCCTTGAAGATCGACTGAGTTGCAGGGACAATAGTCCtccattatcatggcaaactcGAATACGCATTGCTACAGAGTTGTGTTCCGTCCTAGTTTACCTTCATTCCAATAGACCTCACAGCATAGTTCATGGGGATTTGAAACCCTCCAACATCCTCCTCGATCTCAACTTTGTTAGTAAACTTAGTGACTTTGGAATTTGCCGTATGTTATTCCAAGATAGAAGCTCAAGCAACAACACAACAGTGTGTCATATAACTGACCCAAAGGGCACTTTTGCTTACATAGATCCCGAGTTCCTTCAAACAGGAGAGCTTACTACAAAGTCAGATGTTTTCTCATTTGGAGTCATATTACTACAATTGTTGACTAGCAGACCAGCCTTCTTGATAGCAAATGAAGTGAAACGTGCTTTAGAGGCTGGAAATTTCAAAGCTCTCTTGGATCCTTCGGCTGGAAACTGGCCAATTGAACTTGCTCAAGAGCTGGCTGGGTTGGCCTTATGGTGTTGTGACAGGAACCGAAAAAGCCGGCCAGACCTTAGTTCAGATATCTGGAAGGTGCTTCAACCAATGAGGGATTCTTGTGGAGCCTCAATCCTCATCCCGACGGGGTCCTGA